The Humulus lupulus chromosome 7, drHumLupu1.1, whole genome shotgun sequence region ataaccaagaccgttacactttgtgtttgaaatagtgcgagacttgctaatcaagtcatttaaataaaaatatgaaattaatgACAAACatattaggtttaaaagattttggttataaacgaataattttcattaagataAATGTTTgggacatgggatcccaaatcagggtttaaacaACATAATTACTGAATTTTCAaatcttataaataatcaagccactctaatggaaaaatacacgttttaggtttccaTCCCTGTACGAACCCTCGATCGTTGCgatcgagcagctgacaatgtacacctcgctcccaaagctctccaacccatggtcaactcatcttaccattgcctttacctgcaccacgtagcacccgtgagccaaggcccagcaagaaaactataacatcgtagtacaatcaatatcaataatcaaatagataacaaagcataaccaaatgattcacaagacattaaccaattatccagcaagccatagcattcacttAATCAAGAACACTAGTTGACAACTAATGATCCAACATCCAGATATTCAGAATATCATACACATCAACCTAACAACAGTACACATGCCatgcaataactagggtcgacgcccttaggccgcaccctctgtaaTAAACCACTGTCTTTGGCTTACTTAGGCCAAGCCcggtgttatacccactgactccggccagattaaccgagctcagtgattaataagctgtcctcagctaccagtggctgagctgctccctgtgcgcaagtattgattctggcactcttaggtcgtttatcacatgtccccatggcataataccacctcatgacattcatacaattatagggagctcttagtcccaacatattcacatggtttatcacaatcatataacagtgcatagaaatatagggaacacttagtcccaacctatccacataaacgggtgcagttttcttacctttaattccaagtgctttgattaagaaagacgacccccgagcacgatcctgccccgagcccaagcataCACCTTAGTTCTACTTGAATCCACAAATTGATACTAAACAATCTCCAAGTTTTAGAGCCCCAAATCCTAGCTTGATCTTCAAAATTCTCCTTGGTATGACTtagagaaaaaatgagagagaaaagagGGTGTCTTGGGTCGGTTCACCAAGTTTTGAAAgcttccttggttttgttttatttaacttaagtttctaaggttacctcaaatgctcggggtaccgaaaaagtccccgagagaaaaatggtaaaattcccctgtattcccacctaggcttcctaaacGCAAATatttctccaattatttattttcataactcaataacccaaataaatgtcccttacccaaaataccccttgactcgcccggAGTCGGGTACCGGGTCCCgttatgactttcccgctacttgctctctaggatcgcctcgtgccgaagactgcaaatatatatatatatccacataataatgtggtctcaacagttatcacaaatattcacatttatgtcctaatgggccaaaattataacTATGCCCTTACAGACTAAACAGGACatgcatgcttatctaatactcataaacatgcattccacatatccatataatcataggatcatgcatatcacataatcatgcagtctcaccattaattcacataacttccatgTATGCCCTCCCTAcaaactaatcaaggcccttaagccttattagtaattttgggtcgttatactTTAATTCATAATTTAGAATAAAAGTTACTCATGAACTtggtagatttaactactgaaccacataaaaatatgTGTTCACCCTTATTTTTCTAGAACAATAACTCTTGTTTAatcaatcttttttattttagtggAAAATCTTATTTATTTTAGTTGACAAAAAATTGTTCAAGAATGAGTATTCTAACAATACATGTAAACTATTAtcgaaaatatatatttttatttatgaaTAGCAATCATCGATAAAATGCATGTGCGCGTAGCAAACTACTAAACCTGGACCCCTATAAATAAATATCCTCAAACCCTTGACTAGCGGTCTTTGTAAATATGTTAGGGATGTTGTATTTTGATGCTACGCAACCTCCAAAAGTGTCATTTCCCTTTAATGTACTATACATCTTATCTAGTGACCTTTTTTCTTCTCAATTTTGCCTTCCAGTTCTTTTGTTGCCATAGCTCTgtcttatattttattaattataataaataaggttaaaatatcctatttaaaaaagaaaaagaaatgacgAGTCTTTTATCaattttataaaacaaaatagTACTTTTCCTTCTTGACGGGCGCAATAAGTTGAGCACAATGCATTCCCAACCCAACCGAGCTGACCATTGGTCACTAGTGAAAAATGCACTGTAGAATGAAATAAATAACAACAAACGCTTTTTCACTTAGAAAAATGAACCATATCACTGAATATGATCACTAATTCCATTTTTGAATAATCAGATAATCTAGATTTCAAATACTCAGTTTTCTAATCTCATGGGAATTCAACATTTTAAGAGACGAAACAGTGAAAAAAAATTTGCTTTTCTCGACACAAGAGAGCTGCAAGGTAGCTGTATCCATGTATAGGAAAACTAATAGCAAAATATTCTCATAAACATAGAAGAAAGAATTTCTTCGTATAAGAAGTGGGGATGAATTAAAAAATTGATATAATTCAGTTCATGATTATAAGATTTTGTCCAGCAGAAAACTGAATTGCTCAAGGGTCTCAAACATTTGACTGTGACTGCTGGAGCCTGAACCATGGTGGGCATGGAAACCGTCCTTAAGAGCTGAAGAAAGGGCTTCTCCAAAGTAATGAACTTTTGTCTTACACTTCATTCTACTGAATTTACTAAAAGCTGGTGTTATCTTCTCAAAATCTCCAATGAGTCTAACAAAACCAATGCatactccattcctgaaatcAAAAGCAGAATAAGGGTCATCATCAAACCAATGTACAAGATGCACAAAATAACATTAGCGTTTTTTACTCAAGTTTGTTATTCATGAGAAGTTTCAAGGAACCGCAGCAACACAAATATGTACTGAAAACATACCGCAACCTTATAGTGGAAGAAGTGGTGCTTTCTCCTCATACTCAACCCGATGACTAGCCTGAAAAATgtagagaaaataaaataaattacagtGGAATGATCATTTACGACAAATTAAAATGAACTTTGGACGAAGATTCTTACATCTTCATTTGCCCCGGCTGTCATATTTAGAAATCGTGCTTCCTTTGACCTGCAAATTTATTAACATAAGCAAACACCATCTCAGATATAATCACTCGTTCTCTTAATAATAAATCAGAAGTTTATTCACTAAAATTTGAAAGAAACAAAAATCAACTTAATGTTGGCATACACTAATATGCGGGAATAAATTTATGTGAATCCACCCAAAAGAACTGGTTTCTATGGGGGGATTATTCAACTTTCTCTGGTGGAGTTTAGTTTTCTCCATTATCTCCTTGGAAAATGCAAGCAGTTAGAAGTTGCAACATTAATCAAAATTTGAATCACCACTTGTGATTTTGAAATCCTCCCATTGTTACTAAAGCTCTATCAAGTTTTGCTTAAAACTTAAATCCTACAGCATAAAAGCAAGAAAGAAAGAGTCGGTTCATCATTTCTTTTGCATGGAATACTTTATCCATTATAGTTGGCCTTATTAAGTAATTATGTCCATGTCCGAGTGATGAGCAAACGATTCAGGACTTATTTAATTGAGTGTGCATATACAGCCTAATATTATGCTTATGCCTATAATGTCTTTGTAATATATGAGCTCTTATAGTCACAATAGTAATCCAAGAGTAGCTCAAACAGTGAGTCCTGGCTCTCACAACGGTCTTAGGTTTGAGTCCCTCTTGGACACCTACATGGCAGTTGCTATAATTTTCTGTTCCCCAAATATTGTAGGGTTAGGTGGAGAGCCCCAGTTTCAAATTTGGACCTGCTAAGCAAGTGTAGGGATTTTTTggtattaaaaaaaatcttagtaTAGTGCCATCTATCCGAACATTTACATAGCTTAAccttcttttaatttttaaaatgaatcATATTAGATAAATGACAGTTTGTTGCCAATTGAAACAATTCACAATCATATAAATAGACAAAAAAGTGAGCATAAACATACCTCTGGTTGTTCTGACTGTCTATCATTTCCAAGCTACCATTTTGTGGCTCTTCTTTAGCCTTTGAAAGAGGTGAAAAGAACTGTACAGAAAAAATGTTCCAAGTATAAACCAAGTTTGGAAAGCAAAataaatacacacacacacacatatattatATTCTTAGCTTCTCCCAAACTTACCTGATGCATTGATATGAAAACAATAGAGATTCCTAGGATGAAGTTCATAGTCAGCTTATGACCAAACATCAAAGCAGATCCTATACCAGTGAAGATTGTAGCGACAGTTGACGAATATTTTTTCAATATAGTATCTGTAAGCATCATAGGAAACTTTTAGACAAAGCACAACAAAGATTTTACAGATTAAAAATTAGTTTGCCAAACAAAACCATATGTATGGCAGGAATTAACGGTTGCAAAAGAATGAAACAAAGCCACTCAAGGTTAGTACTCTCTTTCTTCTTTCTTAAATCAAATTACGTTAATGAAGAGAATTTATTATCAACAAAAACTCAAAGGTGATATATCTAGCTAGTTATATTTTGAAATTCACCTATATTCACAATGTCTGACCAAGAAAGATACATGGAAAACTTTGGAATTTAAATGTTAGAAGTGTTTGGTTTATCTATATTCACTGTTATCCTTATACTTATAGTGTCTGGTATCCATGCCCTACCAATTGCATGTTATGCTAAGCAATACCACTAGCACAGACATGGAAAGTTTTAAGTCAAATGAGCATACTATTAGGAAGAAAAAAAAGGTGTATCCTATGTTAATATGTTCTACTTCATATTGTTGCTAACACCAAAGCATGCAAGCAATAAGAGTCAGAAAGTCTAAATCTTAAATGACTTACTATTCAGTTGAGGTCAAACACAACTAAGGAAATATAGAAAAGGGGGTGCAATTAACAAGGGTAAAAAAATGAAACAAAGATTAAAGCAATTCAGTGGTCACCTGCATATTTGAAAAAGAATGATGATAAAATTCCTTGGGCTGCATTATTGCAAATTAAAAGAACAGTTGCCCTTGAATGCCCTTCCAGCAGGTCCAAGCTACCAGGACCTTAaaacattaaaagaaaataaattgtGAACTCAACATTATTTACCAAATaggtaaataaacaaataaataaataaatttgacaaCTGAAAAGCTTGTTCTAAATAAACTATAAACTTAATCAATAGAAAATTTAGCAAGTTGTCAACTAATGTGATTTAACTTTTGTGGACATTCATGATTTTACCGTTGTATAAAGCCATTCCAAGAATTGCTAGCAAGTTGAATATGGCACCATATCCATACAAGAACAAGTTCTGCCAAAAAAAAAACTCTTCTTAGGATTTAAACATGAATAGCTCAATAAATGAAGATCATAGAATATCTAATCCATTACAATATTTGACCTAGGTGGAGCTAAGAACAGGTAGTGCTGACTGTAAGAGTGAAAGGTCAACCCTAATCTTAACCAAGCTTATCCAAATTCAATCTTCAGTctaatttctttttcttcaatgaTATGAGAAGTACAAATAAGCTCCGGAATGCAATCAAGTAGATACAGGAACACTAGAGCAGCACTAGCAAGTAGAAACTTACCTGAAGGTAAATGCTTGTGTCAAATTGGCTCTTCAAAGCATACTCGTTATAAACAGATGCCAGTGATGGGACAGTGACCTACATCAGTATCCTTTTTCAATTAATCTTTCTAGTAAATCATAATAGATAATcataaaaatgacaaaaatttaATATCCATTGCTTTGCAAGCACATCAATATGCTGTGGGTTGTTCCATATCAAGTATATATGTCTCTAAATGCACATGTTGATAACATAACATGACAGCAAAGCTCAACGCCAACAGGCATCAAATTTCATGAAATGAAACACTAGTTTTGTCTTatcttttatttatacataaaaCTAAAAGTATCTGAGCCAAGCCATAGATCATTTTTATAATTGTGATAAATTTGGTAAATCCAAATCAAATAAGATAAATTTCAAACTTGGGGTTGAAAGAATCTAGTGTAAGGATAGAATAGCAGAGTTCTAGCAGAAATTCTGACTGCTATTAAAGATACAGTAAGCACTAAAACTACAATTTTTCATATCACAAGTTCAATAAATCCTCTTTGACCAATAAAAAATATTAACCAGCGTGACACTTGAACAATTCCTGCATTAAAAGCAATTATAAGcatattataattttagaaagtcttcattttttttatgaaCCGAAAAATCTAAGAATCTTCTCATTTGAAGTTAGTCATGTATATTTCTTTGAtttatttagaaagaaaaaataaaaaaagtgttCTGCCTGTTTACAAAGTTTTGTTTACATGTGTGTTCCATAAAACATCTCCTCCTAGCTAACAATTTGGTGCACTTCTTTATAATTTGTTTCAGTTGATTATCAAAATCGAAAAAAGAGCGAAAGACCCTTCTGGAGTCAGATCATTGTTGCAGCATTAGTAATCATGCAAATTGTAATCTACATGATACCACAGATGCATGTTAGCCAAACTTAACAATATGCAAATGCAGATTATTTAGATACGTACAAAAATTAATGTATACAAGTAAGCGCCCGTTGATATTGGAAGACCGAAAGCAGTAGGACCCTCAGGTAAAGATTTCAGCTGGTTCACACTAATTCCAATGAGCAAAAGGGCAAGTGCCTCCCACTGTTACAGAATAACAAAGCAAATATGGATTTATATTTAGAGTTGACCTTAACACCTCCAGAAAGTAAAAATATATTGGATCAGTAAACAACATTTCTTCTGAAATTAACCTGAATTATAGAAAACCGCCGCTTCATTATCATTTTCAATAAAACAGCGATGACCAAAACCTGCAAATGGTAGCAACCCGGTAAAAGTTGTTTAGGAGGGTAAAGAAACAATATGGCCTGTATCAATTATTGCAttgtttaaaaagaaaagaataaaaatatatacacaaaGAAAAAGCTGGCTCACATTTGCTAACCAATAAAAAATTGTTTGACATAAAATTAACTGTCAAAATTGCCTTAACCAAGAAAGAGAAGAAACTTATTATACAAAATCCCTAGTATATTAAAAGTCAAGGCCAAAAGACACTTTAGATGAAAACAATAGAGCACAAGAACACAAGAACATGAAAACATATGTTTAAAGATATCATAATTTAAGGTACCTTGAGGTTGCTAAGCATCTTCACAGTTGCTGGGTTAAAGTAAAGCTGCACAAAAATAAATACAACTAGAATTACATATGCGTGGTCTTTAATATGAGGTCTTAAAATATGAGTTATAGATTCTAGATCAAATTAATACCTGCATAGTgaactttaaataattattaatagcATAAAGGAAAGCAGGAACCGCAAGAAGCACATTGTTTCGAGCTGCCTGCACAAAGGGAGAAAATGCAGAGGTAAAAAGAGATCATAATGCATGTTACTTATGAgtgtaaataaataaatggagGCACGAGAATATCACAACTTATATTAATACACTTCTAACCAGCCAGCCCTCatcttaaagaaaaaaaaaatatagagaaaaatTAGACACAGCCAACTCTTGAAAATAAAGCATAATGTACTAGGTATGGAACACTTTATCTTTAAGTTTAAATAGACCGTGACAAACTTGGATGAAGTTCCCAGAAACAAGCATGTTATGGCCTCACCAAACAAGGCTAACTTTGCTACAATATCCAAGTAAGGTCAAGTTCATTACTACCCACTCACCTGTACAAGTGTTGACACAGAGAGAAGCGATTTCTCCCCGACTTTCTTATGTCGAGACTGAAAAACAAACGTACAAATGAAGGAGAACATTAGTGCAAGTCAACCATGAAAGCAATTGAATTTGCTGATaggaaaaaaaattgtaaaattaccTGAA contains the following coding sequences:
- the LOC133788627 gene encoding CMP-sialic acid transporter 2-like, with translation MNGMVECSVCRTKLLSPSSKTIARAYDRHRTDVSSKTRILNILLVVGDCMLVGLQPILVYMSKVDGKFKFSPISVNFLTELTKVVFAIVMLILQSRHKKVGEKSLLSVSTLVQAARNNVLLAVPAFLYAINNYLKFTMQLYFNPATVKMLSNLKVLVIAVLLKMIMKRRFSIIQWEALALLLIGISVNQLKSLPEGPTAFGLPISTGAYLYTLIFVTVPSLASVYNEYALKSQFDTSIYLQNLFLYGYGAIFNLLAILGMALYNGPGSLDLLEGHSRATVLLICNNAAQGILSSFFFKYADTILKKYSSTVATIFTGIGSALMFGHKLTMNFILGISIVFISMHQFFSPLSKAKEEPQNGSLEMIDSQNNQRSKEARFLNMTAGANEDASHRVEYEEKAPLLPL